Part of the Actinomycetota bacterium genome, GGTGCCTGTCACGGTATCGGTTCCCGGCCCCGATGCGATCTTTGGCCTTCGTTCTCTCGACCGGTAGATCAGGACGTTCTTCTATCCGGTCCTCCGGCTTCGGCTCCAGTTCTCGCAGGCTTTTGCCGATAGGTCGATATGCAGGCTGTCATCCTCGCTTTGGTACTGGCGTTGGCAACGCCCAGCTTCAGCCCTGCGATCACCGAGGTGCCCGCGAGAGCTCGCGTCGATGCCGTGACTCAGCAACTCGGGATCGTTACCGGACGTCTCGAGATTCCGGCGATCGACCTCGACGAGGTGATCCGAGACGGTGTCGATCTGTCGGTCATCGATCGCGGTGTGGCCCACTGGTCGGGGACCGCGGATCCTGGCGGCGCCGGCAACATGGTGCTTGCCGGCCATCGAACGATTCACTCGGCGCCGTTCCTCGATCTGGACAAGCTCGAGCCCGGAGATGAGATCTACGTCACGGGGATCGGAGGGCGCATCGCCACCTACCGGGTCGTCGAGACGCTGATCGTCACGCCTGCGGACATGTGGATCGTCGACCCGACCGACACGCCGATGCTCACGATATTCGCCTGCCATCCCAAACGGTCTGCTCGTCAACGTATCGTCGTACGAGCCGAACTGGTCGATACGCCGGTCGTGCAGTTTCCCTGAGACGGTGCTGCGTACTTCGTAGTTTGTGTTTCGCAGTCGAGACGGTGTCGTTCTGCCGAGAGCGCTTCAACGGCTGCTGATCTGCCGGCCGGCAGTACTATTCGCCTCCCATGATCGACTACCCGCAACAGAGAGCGCCGCGGTGGCCGTACGTTGCCGTC contains:
- a CDS encoding class E sortase, yielding MQAVILALVLALATPSFSPAITEVPARARVDAVTQQLGIVTGRLEIPAIDLDEVIRDGVDLSVIDRGVAHWSGTADPGGAGNMVLAGHRTIHSAPFLDLDKLEPGDEIYVTGIGGRIATYRVVETLIVTPADMWIVDPTDTPMLTIFACHPKRSARQRIVVRAELVDTPVVQFP